A window from Populus trichocarpa isolate Nisqually-1 chromosome 3, P.trichocarpa_v4.1, whole genome shotgun sequence encodes these proteins:
- the LOC7465482 gene encoding MND1-interacting protein 1 isoform X3 has protein sequence MPFPLSSFCLALSLAHTKFTKTHPRQSPNKLPNLFLLLHHHLEKHVRANRRVPRPANYTEFDPCVYAKTLLESGLKPLAYHLGLHDPTHSNNDNNSNSNFDDNGWGYCTEEQLEEILLKNLEFLYKEAISKLVGLGYDEDVALKAILRNGHCYGGMDVLTNILHNSLAFLNNNNNNNNCGGGGGGSTGNADETELVFDDLRQLEEYSLAGLVCLLQQVKPHLSKGDAMWCLLMSDLHVGRASALEIPIASLPGNGSGNVQTNVESVGGDDNGNGIGVVAPALCRFHGGWGFGSGGGSEFSVNGLFSYSAEMSLHKDIECPKRFNLSPSMKSLLKRNVAIFAAGFRANSKQMQMQPQLQSQACMSVTAGGDAAPVVKANEGMVEKGEESQNLKNEDGVSLMLSKLQNLKLDENLEIVGEDQKDEMMVTLLQQIKDLEKQLKERKEWAHQKAMQAARKLSSDLTELKMLRMEREETQRLKKGKQTLEDSTMKRLSEMENALRKASSQVDRANAAVRRLETENAEIRAEMEASKLSASESVTTCLEVAKREKKCLKRLLAWEKQKTKLQAEIADEKEKIKELQRCLGKIEQAQKEAESVWPLLLVQSCMGMQGNTSETS, from the exons ATGCCTTTTCCCTTGTCATCATTTTGTCTCGCGCTCTCTCTCGCACACACAAAATTCACCAAAACTCACCCCAGACAATCACCAAACAAGCTCCCCaatctcttcctcctcctccaccaccacct AGAGAAACATGTCCGTGCTAATCGGAGGGTTCCCCGTCCTGCCAATTACACTGAATTCGATCCCTGTGTTTATGCCAAAACCCTTCTTGAATCGGGTCTCAAACCCTTAGCTTACCATCTGGGCCTTCACGATCCAACCCATAGCAACAACGACAATAACTCCAATTCTAATTTTGATGATAACGGATGGGGTTATTGTACTGAGGAACAATTGGAAgagattcttttaaaaaatcttgaattcttGTACAAAGAAGCCATTTCTAAGCTTGTTGGATTAGGTTATGATGAGGATGTTGCGTTAAAGGCCATTTTGCGCAATGGGCATTGTTATGGTGGCATGGATGTGCTAACTAATATATTGCACAATTCATTGGcctttttgaataataataataataataataattgtggtggtggtggtggtggtagtacCGGAAATGCAGATGAAACTGAGCttgtttttgatgatttaaGGCAACTAGAGGAGTATTCTCTTGCGGGTTTGGTTTGTTTGTTGCAACAAGTTAAGCCACATTTGAGTAAAGGTGATGCTATGtggtgtttgttgatgagtgatCTTCATGTGGGTAGAGCAAGTGCGCTTGAAATTCCTATTGCGAGTTTGCCAGGGAATGGGAGTGGTAATGTTCAGACTAATGTAGAGAGTGTTGGTGGGGATGATAATGGTAATGGGATTGGTGTTGTGGCCCCGGCTTTGTGTAGGTTTCATGGAGGATGGGGATTTGGAAGTGGGGGAGGATCTGAGTTTTCAGTTAATGGGCTTTTCTCTTATAGTGCAGAAATGTCTTTGCATAAGGATATTGAGTGTCCTAAAAGGTTTAATCTATCGCCTTCAATGAAGTCTTTATTGAAGAGGAATGTTGCAATTTTTGCTGCTGGTTTTAGGGCTAATTCAAAACAGATGCAGATGCAACCTCAGTTGCAATCTCAGGCTTGTATGAGTGTTACTGCAGGTGGGGATGCTGCCCCAGTTGTAAAGGCAAATGAAGGTATGGTCGAGAAGGGTGAGGAGTCTCAGAATTTGAAGAACGAAGATGGAGTTAGTTTGATGCTGAGCAAGCTTCAGAATTTGAAGCTTGATGAGAATTTGGAGATTGTAGGAGAAGATCAGAAGGATGAGATGATGGTAACCCTGCTTCAACAGATAAAGGATCTTGAGAAACAATTGAAGGAGCGGAAGGAGTGGGCACATCAGAAGGCAATGCAAGCTGCCAGAAAGCTTAGTAGTGATTTAACAGAACTTAAAATGTTGAGGATGGAAAGGGAGGAGACCCAGCGATTAAAGAAGGGGAAACAGACTCTGGAGGACTCTACCATGAAGAGGCTGTCTGAGATGGAGAATGCTTTAAGGAAGGCTAGCAGTCAAGTGGACAGGGCAAATGCAGCTGTGAGACGGCTGGAGACAGAGAATGCTGAAATCAGGGCAGAGATGGAAGCTTCTAAGTTAAGCGCATCAGAGTCAGTAACAACATGTTTGGAGGTAGCAAAGAGGGAGAAAAAGTGCCTGAAGAGGCTTTTGGCTTGGGAGAAACAGAAAACTAAGCTGCAGGCTGAGATTGCAGATGAGAAAGAGAAGATCAAGGAGTTGCAGCGATGTTTGGGCAAAATTGAGCAGGCTCAGAAGGAAGCTGAG aGTGTGTGGCCCCTCCTACTGGTGCAAAGTTGCATGGGTATGCAAGGTAACACCAGTGAGACCAGCTAG
- the LOC18096955 gene encoding plant intracellular Ras-group-related LRR protein 5: MAVKTSKDQDPSPALLDAVEEIMRLYKSLPSRPSIEEVEAAISVIKTVNNEEQAKLDDISDQECPQDVPRELFSVLQQARKTALLFKSHEQRKEALQLVEVDKMFETFDGLIQKSSLLVSGGTQKEKLVSISESVEEIEKESVVSDESLIKKREDGESKKDSFKGLAKSSSSKATFFSGEVGTEKLSLMKVAAIIENSAKTGAVVLDLRGKLMDKVEWLPLSIGKLSVITELDLSENQIMALPSTINNLKALTKLDVHSNQLINLPESFGELINLTDLDLHANRLRLLPASFGKLTNLENLDLGSNQFTQLPETIGSLTSLKKLNVETNELEELPHTIGSCTSLVELRLDFNQLRALPEAIGKLACLEILTLHYNRIRGLPTTMGHLSNLRELVVSFNELEFIPENLCFAENLRKLNVANNFADLRALPRNIGNLELLEELDISDDQIRVLPDSFRLLLKLVVFRADETPLEVPPRQVTTLGAQAVVQFMATLVNKRDTNPQLSKKKKGFWHRVCLIFWPCRSN; this comes from the exons ATGGCTGTGAAAACCAGCAAAGATCAAGACCCTTCACCTGCTCTTTTAGATGCAGTGGAAGAAATCATGAGACTCTACAAATCACTACCGTCAAGACCCTCCATCGAAGAAGTTGAAGCAGCCATTTCTGTGATCAAGACTGTCAACAATGAAGAGCAGGCAAAGCTTGATGATATTTCAGACCAGGAATGTCCTCAAGATGTCCCACGGGAGCTCTTCTCCGTGCTACAACAAGCGAGAAAGACCGCGTTGTTGTTTAAAAGCCATGAACAGAGAAAAGAGGCTCTTCAATTGGTTGAAGTTGACAAGATGTTCGAGACCTTTGATGGGTTGATTCAAAAATCTTCTCTGTTGGTTTCCGGTGGTACTCAGAAGGAGAAACTGGTTTCTATCAGTGAGTCAGTTGaggaaattgagaaagaaagtGTGGTTAGTGATGAAAGTTTGATCAAGAAGAGAGAAGATGGAGAATCGAAGAAAGATAGCTTCAAGGGTTTGGCGAAGAGCTCTTCCTCGAAAGCTACTTTCTTTTcag GTGAAGTGGGCACTGAGAAATTAAGTCTAATGAAGGTGGCAGCGATCATAGAAAATTCTGCAAAAACTGGAGCTGTAGTTCTTGATCTTAGAGGCAAGTTGATGGATAAAGTTGAGTGGCTCCCTCTGTCAATTGGGAAATTATCAGTTATTACCGAATTGGACTTATCCGAAAACCAAATTATGGCACTTCCATCCACCATTAATAACCTCAAAGCCTTGACAAAGTTGGATGTCCACTCAAACCAACTAATAAACCTTCCTGAGTCATTTGGGGAGCTAATCAATCTCACCGATCTCGATCTCCATGCAAACAGGTTAAGATTATTGCCAGCTTCTTTTGGGAAGTTGACAAACCTTGAGAATCTTGATTTGGGTTCAAATCAGTTCACTCAGTTGCCAGAGACTATTGGGAGTTTGACCAGCTTGAAGAAATTGAACGTGGAAACAAATGAACTTGAGGAGCTTCCACACACAATTGGAAGTTGCACGTCACTAGTGGAGCTGAGATTAGATTTCAATCAGCTCAGAGCTCTTCCCGAGGCAATTGGAAAGCTGGCTTGTTTGGAGATTCTTACTTTGCACTATAACAGAATTAGAGGGTTACCAACAACGATGGGCCATCTTTCCAATTTGAGGGAACTTGTTGTAAGCTTCAATGAACTAGAATTCATACCTGAAAACCTGTGTTTTGCAGAAAATCTCAGGAAATTGAATGTTGCAAATAACTTCGCGGATCTAAGAGCATTGCCACGAAATATCGGAAACCTTGAATTGCTCGAGGAGTTGGATATAAGTGATGATCAGATCAGAGTCTTGCCAGATTCTTTTAGGCTCTTGTTAAAATTGGTAGTTTTTCGTGCTGACGAAACTCCTCTGGAAGTTCCACCAAGACAAGTAACTACATTGGGCGCTCAG GCTGTTGTTCAGTTCATGGCTACACTTGTTAACAAGAGAGACACAAACCCTCAAttgtcaaagaagaagaagggtttTTGGCACAGGGTCTGCCTAATCTTTTGGCCTTGCCGGAGCAACTAA
- the LOC7465482 gene encoding MND1-interacting protein 1 isoform X2 produces MGCTAREKHVRANRRVPRPANYTEFDPCVYAKTLLESGLKPLAYHLGLHDPTHSNNDNNSNSNFDDNGWGYCTEEQLEEILLKNLEFLYKEAISKLVGLGYDEDVALKAILRNGHCYGGMDVLTNILHNSLAFLNNNNNNNNCGGGGGGSTGNADETELVFDDLRQLEEYSLAGLVCLLQQVKPHLSKGDAMWCLLMSDLHVGRASALEIPIASLPGNGSGNVQTNVESVGGDDNGNGIGVVAPALCRFHGGWGFGSGGGSEFSVNGLFSYSAEMSLHKDIECPKRFNLSPSMKSLLKRNVAIFAAGFRANSKQMQMQPQLQSQACMSVTAGGDAAPVVKANEGMVEKGEESQNLKNEDGVSLMLSKLQNLKLDENLEIVGEDQKDEMMVTLLQQIKDLEKQLKERKEWAHQKAMQAARKLSSDLTELKMLRMEREETQRLKKGKQTLEDSTMKRLSEMENALRKASSQVDRANAAVRRLETENAEIRAEMEASKLSASESVTTCLEVAKREKKCLKRLLAWEKQKTKLQAEIADEKEKIKELQRCLGKIEQAQKEAEVKWRQEMKAKEQALTLVEEERCAKEAAEAENKRKLEALRLKIEIDFQRHKDDLQRLEQEFSRLKSAAESTELNNQSNALPSGKSERAKPQGETIARLLHELDKLENSSEKGANCDRECMICLKDEVSVVFLPCAHQVICASCSDNYGKKGKATCPCCRVPIEQRIRVFGASS; encoded by the exons ATGGGTTGCACTGCAAGAGAGAAACATGTCCGTGCTAATCGGAGGGTTCCCCGTCCTGCCAATTACACTGAATTCGATCCCTGTGTTTATGCCAAAACCCTTCTTGAATCGGGTCTCAAACCCTTAGCTTACCATCTGGGCCTTCACGATCCAACCCATAGCAACAACGACAATAACTCCAATTCTAATTTTGATGATAACGGATGGGGTTATTGTACTGAGGAACAATTGGAAgagattcttttaaaaaatcttgaattcttGTACAAAGAAGCCATTTCTAAGCTTGTTGGATTAGGTTATGATGAGGATGTTGCGTTAAAGGCCATTTTGCGCAATGGGCATTGTTATGGTGGCATGGATGTGCTAACTAATATATTGCACAATTCATTGGcctttttgaataataataataataataataattgtggtggtggtggtggtggtagtacCGGAAATGCAGATGAAACTGAGCttgtttttgatgatttaaGGCAACTAGAGGAGTATTCTCTTGCGGGTTTGGTTTGTTTGTTGCAACAAGTTAAGCCACATTTGAGTAAAGGTGATGCTATGtggtgtttgttgatgagtgatCTTCATGTGGGTAGAGCAAGTGCGCTTGAAATTCCTATTGCGAGTTTGCCAGGGAATGGGAGTGGTAATGTTCAGACTAATGTAGAGAGTGTTGGTGGGGATGATAATGGTAATGGGATTGGTGTTGTGGCCCCGGCTTTGTGTAGGTTTCATGGAGGATGGGGATTTGGAAGTGGGGGAGGATCTGAGTTTTCAGTTAATGGGCTTTTCTCTTATAGTGCAGAAATGTCTTTGCATAAGGATATTGAGTGTCCTAAAAGGTTTAATCTATCGCCTTCAATGAAGTCTTTATTGAAGAGGAATGTTGCAATTTTTGCTGCTGGTTTTAGGGCTAATTCAAAACAGATGCAGATGCAACCTCAGTTGCAATCTCAGGCTTGTATGAGTGTTACTGCAGGTGGGGATGCTGCCCCAGTTGTAAAGGCAAATGAAGGTATGGTCGAGAAGGGTGAGGAGTCTCAGAATTTGAAGAACGAAGATGGAGTTAGTTTGATGCTGAGCAAGCTTCAGAATTTGAAGCTTGATGAGAATTTGGAGATTGTAGGAGAAGATCAGAAGGATGAGATGATGGTAACCCTGCTTCAACAGATAAAGGATCTTGAGAAACAATTGAAGGAGCGGAAGGAGTGGGCACATCAGAAGGCAATGCAAGCTGCCAGAAAGCTTAGTAGTGATTTAACAGAACTTAAAATGTTGAGGATGGAAAGGGAGGAGACCCAGCGATTAAAGAAGGGGAAACAGACTCTGGAGGACTCTACCATGAAGAGGCTGTCTGAGATGGAGAATGCTTTAAGGAAGGCTAGCAGTCAAGTGGACAGGGCAAATGCAGCTGTGAGACGGCTGGAGACAGAGAATGCTGAAATCAGGGCAGAGATGGAAGCTTCTAAGTTAAGCGCATCAGAGTCAGTAACAACATGTTTGGAGGTAGCAAAGAGGGAGAAAAAGTGCCTGAAGAGGCTTTTGGCTTGGGAGAAACAGAAAACTAAGCTGCAGGCTGAGATTGCAGATGAGAAAGAGAAGATCAAGGAGTTGCAGCGATGTTTGGGCAAAATTGAGCAGGCTCAGAAGGAAGCTGAG GTGAAGTGGAGGCAGGAGATGAAGGCCAAAGAGCAAGCTTTGACCTTAGTGGAAGAGGAAAGATGCGCCAAGGAAGCTGCTGAggctgaaaataaaaggaagcttGAGGCTTTGCGCCTAAAGATAGAGATTGACTTCCAGCGCCACAAGGATGATCTCCAAAGACTTGAACAAGAGTTTTCACGCCTGAAATCTGCTGCAGAGTCCACTGAGTTGAATAATCAGTCAAATGCTTTACCCTCGGGAAAGTCTGAGAGGGCAAAGCCCCAAGGAGAAACAATTGCTAGGTTGCTTCATGAATTAGATAAACTGGAAAATTCGTCTGAGAAAGGAGCCAACTGTGACAGGGAATGCATGATTTGTCTAAAAGATGAAGTCTCTGTTGTTTTTCTCCCTTGTGCTCACCAAGTTATATGTGCAAGTTGCAGTGATAATTACGGGAAGAAGGGGAAAGCTACTTGTCCGTGCTGCCGGGTTCCAATTGAACAGAGAATCCGTGTTTTTGGTGCGAGTTCATAG
- the LOC7465482 gene encoding MND1-interacting protein 1 isoform X1 encodes MPFPLSSFCLALSLAHTKFTKTHPRQSPNKLPNLFLLLHHHLEKHVRANRRVPRPANYTEFDPCVYAKTLLESGLKPLAYHLGLHDPTHSNNDNNSNSNFDDNGWGYCTEEQLEEILLKNLEFLYKEAISKLVGLGYDEDVALKAILRNGHCYGGMDVLTNILHNSLAFLNNNNNNNNCGGGGGGSTGNADETELVFDDLRQLEEYSLAGLVCLLQQVKPHLSKGDAMWCLLMSDLHVGRASALEIPIASLPGNGSGNVQTNVESVGGDDNGNGIGVVAPALCRFHGGWGFGSGGGSEFSVNGLFSYSAEMSLHKDIECPKRFNLSPSMKSLLKRNVAIFAAGFRANSKQMQMQPQLQSQACMSVTAGGDAAPVVKANEGMVEKGEESQNLKNEDGVSLMLSKLQNLKLDENLEIVGEDQKDEMMVTLLQQIKDLEKQLKERKEWAHQKAMQAARKLSSDLTELKMLRMEREETQRLKKGKQTLEDSTMKRLSEMENALRKASSQVDRANAAVRRLETENAEIRAEMEASKLSASESVTTCLEVAKREKKCLKRLLAWEKQKTKLQAEIADEKEKIKELQRCLGKIEQAQKEAEVKWRQEMKAKEQALTLVEEERCAKEAAEAENKRKLEALRLKIEIDFQRHKDDLQRLEQEFSRLKSAAESTELNNQSNALPSGKSERAKPQGETIARLLHELDKLENSSEKGANCDRECMICLKDEVSVVFLPCAHQVICASCSDNYGKKGKATCPCCRVPIEQRIRVFGASS; translated from the exons ATGCCTTTTCCCTTGTCATCATTTTGTCTCGCGCTCTCTCTCGCACACACAAAATTCACCAAAACTCACCCCAGACAATCACCAAACAAGCTCCCCaatctcttcctcctcctccaccaccacct AGAGAAACATGTCCGTGCTAATCGGAGGGTTCCCCGTCCTGCCAATTACACTGAATTCGATCCCTGTGTTTATGCCAAAACCCTTCTTGAATCGGGTCTCAAACCCTTAGCTTACCATCTGGGCCTTCACGATCCAACCCATAGCAACAACGACAATAACTCCAATTCTAATTTTGATGATAACGGATGGGGTTATTGTACTGAGGAACAATTGGAAgagattcttttaaaaaatcttgaattcttGTACAAAGAAGCCATTTCTAAGCTTGTTGGATTAGGTTATGATGAGGATGTTGCGTTAAAGGCCATTTTGCGCAATGGGCATTGTTATGGTGGCATGGATGTGCTAACTAATATATTGCACAATTCATTGGcctttttgaataataataataataataataattgtggtggtggtggtggtggtagtacCGGAAATGCAGATGAAACTGAGCttgtttttgatgatttaaGGCAACTAGAGGAGTATTCTCTTGCGGGTTTGGTTTGTTTGTTGCAACAAGTTAAGCCACATTTGAGTAAAGGTGATGCTATGtggtgtttgttgatgagtgatCTTCATGTGGGTAGAGCAAGTGCGCTTGAAATTCCTATTGCGAGTTTGCCAGGGAATGGGAGTGGTAATGTTCAGACTAATGTAGAGAGTGTTGGTGGGGATGATAATGGTAATGGGATTGGTGTTGTGGCCCCGGCTTTGTGTAGGTTTCATGGAGGATGGGGATTTGGAAGTGGGGGAGGATCTGAGTTTTCAGTTAATGGGCTTTTCTCTTATAGTGCAGAAATGTCTTTGCATAAGGATATTGAGTGTCCTAAAAGGTTTAATCTATCGCCTTCAATGAAGTCTTTATTGAAGAGGAATGTTGCAATTTTTGCTGCTGGTTTTAGGGCTAATTCAAAACAGATGCAGATGCAACCTCAGTTGCAATCTCAGGCTTGTATGAGTGTTACTGCAGGTGGGGATGCTGCCCCAGTTGTAAAGGCAAATGAAGGTATGGTCGAGAAGGGTGAGGAGTCTCAGAATTTGAAGAACGAAGATGGAGTTAGTTTGATGCTGAGCAAGCTTCAGAATTTGAAGCTTGATGAGAATTTGGAGATTGTAGGAGAAGATCAGAAGGATGAGATGATGGTAACCCTGCTTCAACAGATAAAGGATCTTGAGAAACAATTGAAGGAGCGGAAGGAGTGGGCACATCAGAAGGCAATGCAAGCTGCCAGAAAGCTTAGTAGTGATTTAACAGAACTTAAAATGTTGAGGATGGAAAGGGAGGAGACCCAGCGATTAAAGAAGGGGAAACAGACTCTGGAGGACTCTACCATGAAGAGGCTGTCTGAGATGGAGAATGCTTTAAGGAAGGCTAGCAGTCAAGTGGACAGGGCAAATGCAGCTGTGAGACGGCTGGAGACAGAGAATGCTGAAATCAGGGCAGAGATGGAAGCTTCTAAGTTAAGCGCATCAGAGTCAGTAACAACATGTTTGGAGGTAGCAAAGAGGGAGAAAAAGTGCCTGAAGAGGCTTTTGGCTTGGGAGAAACAGAAAACTAAGCTGCAGGCTGAGATTGCAGATGAGAAAGAGAAGATCAAGGAGTTGCAGCGATGTTTGGGCAAAATTGAGCAGGCTCAGAAGGAAGCTGAG GTGAAGTGGAGGCAGGAGATGAAGGCCAAAGAGCAAGCTTTGACCTTAGTGGAAGAGGAAAGATGCGCCAAGGAAGCTGCTGAggctgaaaataaaaggaagcttGAGGCTTTGCGCCTAAAGATAGAGATTGACTTCCAGCGCCACAAGGATGATCTCCAAAGACTTGAACAAGAGTTTTCACGCCTGAAATCTGCTGCAGAGTCCACTGAGTTGAATAATCAGTCAAATGCTTTACCCTCGGGAAAGTCTGAGAGGGCAAAGCCCCAAGGAGAAACAATTGCTAGGTTGCTTCATGAATTAGATAAACTGGAAAATTCGTCTGAGAAAGGAGCCAACTGTGACAGGGAATGCATGATTTGTCTAAAAGATGAAGTCTCTGTTGTTTTTCTCCCTTGTGCTCACCAAGTTATATGTGCAAGTTGCAGTGATAATTACGGGAAGAAGGGGAAAGCTACTTGTCCGTGCTGCCGGGTTCCAATTGAACAGAGAATCCGTGTTTTTGGTGCGAGTTCATAG